The following are encoded together in the Tripterygium wilfordii isolate XIE 37 chromosome 3, ASM1340144v1, whole genome shotgun sequence genome:
- the LOC119989149 gene encoding valine N-monooxygenase 2-like, which translates to MSTNITTAAPLSILASTTTNTTTNSNFKTLILACLVSIIGILKLKRRLTLRKVSKGLPLPPGPTPWPILGNIPETLRFKPTFRWIHQIMKEMKIDIACIRLANTNIIPVLCPEIAREMLKKQDANFVDRPFSVSAHALSGGYMTTAVVPYNEQWKKMRKILVSEIICPARHKWLHDKRAEESDNLVFYVHNQYKNNKDVNVRIATQHYCGNVMRKMLFSRRYFGEQTKDGGPGPDEIKHVKAVLTAINYIYSFCISDYLPFLRGLNLDGQEKIVKDANKTIRDYQNPIIDERYREWRTGQRKQMEDLLDVLITLKDGDGKPLLTPDEIKNQAAELMIASIDNPSNGVEWTMAELINQPELLKRATEEIDKVVGKDRLVQESDIANLNYVKACARESFRLHPLSPFNVPHVAIQDTIVGGYFIPKGSHAMLSRYGLGRNPKVWKDPLKYDPERHINGQNVMLTEHDLRFISFSTGRRGCIGALLGTCITTMLLARLLQCFDWTPPDGSTKIDLSEAENELCLVNPLTASAKPRLALYLYPTSN; encoded by the exons ATGTCTACTAACATCACAACCGCAGCTCCTCTTAGCATCCTTGCCTCCACCACCACAAACACCACTACGAACAGCAACTTCAAGACCCTAATACTAGCATGCCTTGTCTCCATTATTGGCATTTTGAAACTCAAACGAAGGTTAACACTTAGAAAGGTTAGCAAGGGCCTTCCACTCCCACCAGGACCCACCCCATGGCCTATTCTAGGCAACATCCCCGAGACCCTCCGTTTCAAGCCCACATTCCGATGGATACACCAAATCATGAAGGAAATGAAAATCGACATCGCTTGCATTCGTCTTGCAAACACCAACATCATCCCTGTACTTTGCCCGGAAATCGCCCGGGAAATGCTTAAGAAGCAAGATGCAAACTTCGTCGACCGGCCATTTTCGGTGTCGGCACATGCATTAAGTGGTGGATACATGACGACAGCCGTTGTGCCTTACAATGagcaatggaagaaaatgagaaaaatctTGGTGTCCGAGATCATATGCCCTGCCAGGCACAAGTGGCTTCATGACAAGAGAGCTGAAGAGAGTGATAACCTGGTCTTCTATGTCCATAACCAATACAAGAACAACAAAGATGTTAACGTAAGAATTGCAACACAACATTACTGTGGTAATGTGATGAGGAAGATGTTGTTTAGTAGGAGATACTTTGGGGAGCAAACGAAGGACGGTGGGCCTGGGCCTGATGAGATTAAGCATGTTAAGGCCGTTTTAACggcaattaattatatatactcATTTTGTATATCTGATTACTTGCCTTTTCTACGAGGGTTGAATCTTGATGGACAAGAAAAGATAGTGAAGGATGCGAATAAGACAATTAGGGATTATCAAAATCCTATAATTGATGAGAGATATAGAGAATGGAGGACTGGTCAACGCAAGCAGATGGAGGACCTTCTCGATGTTCTTATCACTCTCAAAGACGGTGATGGCAAACCCTTGCTCACTCCAGAtgagatcaagaaccaagctgCT GAGCTTATGATAGCATCCATTGATAATCCATCAAACGGTGTTGAATGGACAATGGCGGAGTTGATAAATCAACCCGAACTGCTCAAAAGGGCTACCGAAGAAATAGATAAGGTGGTCGGAAAAGATAGACTTGTGCAAGAATCCGACATAGCAAACCTCAACTACGTCAAGGCATGTGCAAGGGAGTCATTTAGGCTCCACCCATTGTCTCCATTCAACGTACCACACGTAGCAATCCAGGACACCATTGTCGGGGGTTACTTCATCCCAAAAGGAAGCCATGCAATGCTGAGTAGATATGGGCTGGGTCGAAACCCAAAGGTCTGGAAGGACCCACTAAAGTACGACCCAGAACGGCACATAAACGGACAAAATGTGATGTTGACGGAGCATGATTTGAGGTTTATCTCGTTTAGTACTGGAAGGCGCGGTTGCATTGGGGCTCTTCTTGGGACTTGTATAACTACTATGCTTTTAGCGAGGCTTCTTCAGTGTTTTGATTGGACACCACCTGATGGTTCGACTAAGATTGATCTTAGCGAGGCTGAGAATGAGCTTTGCCTGGTTAACCCACTCACTGCTTCTGCCAAGCCTCGTTTGGCTCTGTATCTATACCCTACATCCAACTAA